CGCCGACGCGGACCTCCTGGCCGGAGACGGTCGCAGTGACGCCGACGGCGGGCGAGGATGAGAAGCCGCTGGCCTGCTGGAGGGCAAAACCCTTGTCCTTGGCGGCGGTGACGATGGCCTTGGCGAGCGGGTGCTCGCTGTCGGCCTCGGCCGAGGCAGCGAGGGCGAGGACCTGGTCGGCGTCGAGTTCGCCGGTCGGCTCGACGCCGGTGACGGTGGGCTCGCCCTTGGTCAGCGTGCCGGTCTTGTCGAACAGGACCGCGTCGACCTGCCGCATGGACTCCAGCGCCAGGCGGTCCTTCACTAGGACGCCGCCGCGGGCGGCTCGCTCGGTGGCGATGGAGACGACCAGCGGGATCGCCAGGCCGAGGGCGTGGGGGCAGGCGATGACGAGCACGGTGATGGTGCGCACGACGGCCTCGTCGGGCATGCCGATGAGCGTCCAGACGACCGCAGTGACCAGCGCCGCGCCAAGAGCGAACCAGAACAGCCAGGCCGCGGCCTTGTCGGCGATCCGCTGGGCGCGGGAGGATGAGTTCTGCGCCTCGGCGACGAGCCGGTTGATGCCGGCCAGGGCGGTGTCGTCACCGGTGGCGGTGATCTCCACCCGCAGGCCGGAGTCGGTGGCGACGGTGCCGGCGGTGACGGTCTGGCCCTCGCCGCGAGAGACCGGGCGGGACTCGCCGGTGATCATGGACTCGTCCATCTCGGCGCGGCCGTCGACGATGGTTCCGTCAGCCGGGACGCTGCCGCCGGGGCGCACGAGGACCACGTCGCCCACGTCGAGGTCGGCTGGGGCCACCTTGACGACGTTCTCGCCCTCGACGCGCTCGGCCTCGTCTGGCAGCAGTGCCGCCAACGAGTCGAGCGCCGAGGTGGTCTGGGCCAGGGAGCGCATCTCGATCCAATGGCCCAGCAGCATGATTACGATCAGCAGCGCCAGTTCCCACCAGAATTCGAGCTCATGATGGACGAGCCCGAGCGTGGCGGCCCAGGAAGCGAAGAAGGCCACCGTGATCGCCAGAGCGATGAGCAGCATCATCCCGGGCTTGCGGGACTTCAACTCGCTGACGGCACCGGTGAGGAAGGGCCTGCCGCCCCAGACGTACATGACGGTGCCCAGTGCCGCGGCGACCCAGCCCGCCCAGCCGGGGACCTCGTAGCCCAGCAGCATGGCGAACATCGGTGAGAGGGCGACCGCGGGGATGGCGATGACGAGGTTGATCCAAAACAGTCGGCGGAACTGGCCAACGTGGTCCCCGTGCCCGCCATGGCCGCTGTGATCTCCGTACCCACCGTGCTGGGCATGCTCATCGTGGCCGCCGTGCTCGTCGAGGCCCGTGTGGCCTGAGTGCTGCCCGTGGTCCATGGCGTGGCCCTGATGCCCGGTGTGCTGACCCTCGCGCGTGCCGTGCGCATCCGCCGAGGCGTGCGCGGACACAGACCCGTGGTGATGCTCGCCGTGGGCGGGTGTATCGGTTTCGTGACCGTGATGCTGTTGTGAGTTCGGGTCCGTCATGATTCCTCTCCTCCGTCATCGAGCCAGGCCGATTGCCGCTCACCCGGTGGCCGGGCAAGCGAACGTCGGCTCAGGACGCTGGTTGGATCTCGCTCTCGACGACCCACTTGTGGTTCGTCATCTTCATGCCGTCCGTCTCGTAGTCGACCATGTAGACCGTCTCATCGGTGGACGAAGCAATGATGGCCTTTACGCCTTCCATGCCTTCCATGTGCTCGGCGAGCAGAGTCACCTCTGTGCCGTCGGCCAGGCGCGCGTCGCCGGCATCCTCAATTTCTTCCTGCACGACCCACTTGTGATCAGTGACGGGGTCGCCGCCACCTGCGGGCGTGTAGTTCACGGAGTACGTGTACGTGTCGAATGCGCCGGAAATCGTTGCTGTAGCCCCTTCCATGCCTTCCATGTGGTCGGCCGTGAGCTGCACCTCGGTACCGACAGGGTAGGTGGGCTCACTGGCTTCGGCGATACCCTCGGGTGCCGGTCCGCCGTCCATCGGGTGCTCCATCTCTTCATCACCGCTTTCTGCGTTGTTGCCGCCGTGGCCCTGATGCTCCTCAGTAGCCGAGGGGTCGGTCTGCTGGTTGTCGTCTGCTCCGCTGGCGCAACCGGCGAGCACGAGCGCCACTCCGAGGGCTCCCGCTGCCAGTCCTGTTCGCAGTCTCCTCTGCATGTCATTTCCTTTCATCAATATGCCTACCCTATACCCCTAGGGGGTACTAGTCAAGACTTGTGTGTTGTGTCGGTATGGATCAATCGGAAACCCCTTCTCAGAGGGTCTGCTCGTGTTGGATGGGCAATGCGGCGATGAGGGGATGGTCGAAGCCCGTCGGTCCGGTCTTCGCGGCTCCTCCGGGAGAACCCAACTCGTCGAAGAACTCGACGTTGGCCTTGGAGTAGTCAGACCATTCGTCGGGCAGGTCGTCTTCGTAGTAGATGGCCTCGACGGGGCAGACCGGTTCGCAGGCTCCGCAGTCGACGCATTCGTCGGGGTGGATGTAGAGCGAGCGTTCGCCCTCGTAGATGCAGTCGACAGGACATTCGTCGATGCAGGCGCGGTCCTTGACGTCCACGCAGGGAAGCGCGATCACGTAGGTCATGGCTGCTCCTCTCGGTCGGGTGCGGATCGGCGGTGAGAGCCGGTGGGAGGCTCGGGGAAGTCGTCAGCCTCTGCCGGGCCTGCGGCCGGGTGCGGGATGCGCAGGCGCAGGACGGTGGCGACGAGGCTGAGGGCGATGATGATCGCACCGAGGATCGTCATCGTCCCCGACAGGGTGAGCACCGGCACGAGCAATCCGGCGACGATGGTGGGCACGCCGAATGCCAGGTAGGCAACTGTGTAGATCACAGCCATCACGGCGGCGCGTTCCGACGATGCCGTGTGGGGCATGAGTGTGCGCAGTACCCCGAGGAACGCTGTGCCGAACCCGGAACCGACGATCGCGACCGAGGCGACATAGGCTGGGTAGGAACCGAGTGCGAGGGCGCCGATGCTCACTGCGGTGCCGAACGCCAGGGCACTGGTCGCATACAGGCTGATGGTGCGGGCGGAACGCCGCTGTAGGACGGAGGAGGCGGTGACTCCGGAGATCGCCAGTGCGAAGAGGACGATCCCAGCTTGGGTGTGCGTGGAGCCCCCAAGCTCACTGCCGACGAGGTCGGCTCCGAGCGCAAGGAAGAGTCCGTTGGTCGCCCACCCGGCGATGATCACGGGCACTCCGACGGTGAACATGCGGCGTAGGTGCGGTGGCACGGTGAACCGCGGACGGAGGTCGCCACGTCGTATCTGGGTCTTCGGGACCAGTTCCGGTGTGCTCCACACGACCGTTGCCACGATGAGGAAGGCAAGCACGAGCGACCCGAAGACGGCAGTTGTCGGTTCGGAGGTGAGATCGAGGAGAAGTGCAGCACCGAGAGCCCCGGCCCCAAGGCCAATCATCGGGCCGATCGTGTTCCACAGGGCTGCGATGTTCCGATGTGACGGGGACTCGAAGTCGATCATCATCGCCGACAGCGCCGGGATCAGCAGACCCGCTGCGAGCCCTTGCAAGGCTCGGGCGACCAGGAGCGCCGCGAGGCTACCGGCGAACCAGAACATGGCCACGCTCAGCGCCAGCGCCAAAGAACCGGCGGCCACGACCGGACGTCGGCCGACGTGGTCGGAGAGTGGTCCGAGGTAGAGCAGCGCGGCCAGGAGGGTGAAGGTGTAGACCGCGAACACGAGTGTGGTGGCGACGGGGATGAGTCCGAGCCGTTCGGCGATCTGGGGATAGAACAAGGACGGCGCGCTGGCAGCGGCCATCATGAGAATGGTCGCTGCCAGCGAGAGCACGAAGCCCCACCGTGGGATCTGCCTAATACAGTCTCCCGCCATTGCCTATGCCCGCACGCCGTGGAGCTGCTGCCCCCACTGGTAGACGGTGCCGACTGCGTCGATGCCAGTGACGCCGACGACGATGCCGTCGATCTCGTGGCGGACGATGAACTCCTCACCCGCTTCCAGGTGGGCGTCTGCGCCGGCTGTGTACCCGACTCCGGAGATCATCTGACCGTAGACCATTGCCATGTAAGGGCTGCGTGGCAGGTAGGCGCCCGGATCGTCGCTAACGCCGAGGTCGTGCAATGCGGCCCGCGCGGCATGCGCACCCTGTGCGGCGGCGTCTTCCCAATGGTCGATGCGCCAGGCGTCCAGTGCTTCGTCGTGGTGCGTGGCCACGCCTCCGGCTGCGTAGACGTGGTCTGCCGCGGCGCGGAGGTGATCGTCGACGTCGATACCGTTCGTCCACGGTGACGGGGCTGCGGGCGTCGTGCCGAGCGCGAGGAGAAGGAAGTCAGCCACGACGGGATTTCCGTCGTTGAGGGTGATGGTGACACCGGATTCTGTTTCGTCGACATGCTGGAGAGTGCGACCGAATCGGGCCTGCACCTTGGCGGCATGGTCGGCGGCGAGGCGCTCAGCCACGGGCGCCCCAAACGCTCCGACGCCGGGAACTGAACTGCGGGAGACCAGCGTGACCATGTGTCCGTCGGCTTGCAGAGACGAGGCCGTCTCGGCTGCGATGATTCCACCGCCGTAGATCGCTACCCGCGCGGGTCGCCCCAGTCCGGTCAGCAGCTTTCGGATGCCCAGGGCATCCCCCACGGAGTGAAGAGCGGTGACCCGCCCTTGTCCGGCGTCGTCGCCGCCGAACACGTCAGCGGGCAGGGAGCGGGGCATGCTCCCGGTCGCGACGATGAGCGCGTCGTAGGAGACTTGTGCGCCGGAGGTCAACTGGGCCTGCTTCGCCGAGGTATCGACTTTAAGCACGGTGTCGGCGATGACCTCGATCTGAGGCAGCGGGAGCTTGATCATCTCCGGCGGTGTCTGACCGAACGCGATTCCCTTGATGAGCATCCGCGTATAGGGCGTCTCCCCGGTGCGGGTCACCAGCGTCACCCGGACATCGTCGCGTGAGGCGAGAGTGCGGGCGGCTGCGGCCCCGGCTGCTCCCGATCCGAGGATGAGGACGTGCTGTGGGGTCATAGAAGAACTCCTGGATGCTGGTCGTGATCGAACTGATGCGCCGGCGTCAGGAGCGCACGAGGCGGGCGATGGCCTCGGACGCCTCGCCGAGCCTCTGCTCGCTGACTGGTCCGCCGGCGAGTGCGGCGTCGAGGACGCAATGCTTGAGGTGATCGTCGAGCAGGCCGAGGGCGACGTTTTCGAGTGCCCTGGTGACTGCGGAGATCTGGGTGAGGATGTCGATGCAGTAGCGGTCCTCGTCGACCATCCGATCGATGCCGCGGATTTGGCCTTCCAGGCGGCGCAGGCGATTGCGGTACTTCGTCTTATCGCTGATGTATCCGTGGACGGACGCGTCGCCGTCGCCTCCTGCGGGGCAGGTGTCGAGATGGGTTTCGGTGGTGGGAGTCGTAGTGGTCATGTCGGCTCGCTCCGATCAGGTGGCGGGGTGCCGCAGCGGTGCCGCGGCACCCCGCACGCTGGTGGATTACGCCATGTTGGCGGCGTACTTGGCTGGGTCCGAATCGAACGCGGGCCCACAGCCAGCGCAGCAGAAGTAGTAGCGCTCATCCTCGAAGTCGCGGTAGAGGCCGGCGGCCTCGGCGGTCTTCTTGCTGACCGGGGTGCCGACCATGACCGGGCAGGTAGTCATGTCATCGGCGCCCCCGCCAAGAAGGTTCTCGCGTCCACCGTTCTCCACGGCCGGGTTGGTCTCGTTCGTGCTGCAGCAGCTGCTCATTCTCTGGTGTTCCTTCGTTATTGGATTCGTGTGGATGGGTGGGTTCTCGTACGTCACTTCGAGGCGACGCTCGTGAACCCGCGCAGGCGGAGGCTGTTGCCGACGACGAAGACGCTGGAGAACGCCATCGCCGCACCTGCGAGCATGGGGTTGAGCATGCCGAGCGCAGCGACCGGGATCGCGGCGGTGTTGTAAGCGAATGCCCAGAACAGGTTGGTCTTGATCGTCGACAGGGTCTTCCTGGACAGGCGGATCGCGTCGACGGCGGCCCGCAGGTCACCGCGCACGAGCGTGATGTCGGAGGCCTCGATCGCGACGTCCGTGCCGGTGCCCATCGCGAGGCCCAGGTCGGCCTGCGCGAGCGCGGGGGCGTCGTTGACGCCGTCGCCGACCATCGCGACGATCTTGCCCTCTTCCTGGAGGCGGGTGACGACGTCGACCTTGTCCTTGGGTAGCACTTCGGCGATGACCTCGTCGATGCCGACCTCGGACGCGATCTGGCGGGCCACGGCCTCGTTGTCACCGGTGAGCAGCACCGGGGTCAGGCCGATCTCCTTGAGCCCGCGGATCGCCTCGGCGCTCGTGGGCTTGACGGTGTCGGCGACGACCAGGATGCCACGCGCAGCACCGTCCCAGCCGATCGCGACGACCGTCTTGCCCTCGCCCTCGGCCTGGGCCTTCGCCTGTGCGACCTCCGGAGAGAGCTTCTGCGACCAGTCCGCCAGCAGAGACTCGCGGCCGACGACGACCGGGGTCCCCTCGACGATGCCCTGCACGCCCTTGCCCTCGACATTGGCGAAGTCCTCTGGAGTAGGCAGCTGGCCGACTTCCTGGGTCGCGCCCTTGGCGATCGCCTGCGCAATCGGATGCTCGGAAGAGTCTTCCAGTGCACCGGCGAAACGCAGCAGCTCCGCACGATCCACACCGGGCTCAGTGATCACGTCGGTCAGAGTCATCTTGCCGCTGGTGACGGTGCCGGTCTTATCGAGCACGACGGTGTCGACCTTGCGAGTGGACTCCAGCACCTCCGGACCCTTGATGAGGACGCCCATCTGCGCACCGCGCCCGGTGCCGACGAGCAGCGCGGTCGGGGTTGCCAGACCCAGCGCGCAGGGGCAGGCGATGACGAGCACGGCGACCGCTGCGGTGAACGCGGCGGCGACGGGGAACCCGCCTCCCAGCCAGGCGCCGAGGGTGATGAACGCGACGACGATGACGATCGGCACGAAGATGCCGGAGATGCGATCGGCCAGACGCTGCACCTCGGCCTTGCCGGTCTGCGCGTCCTCGACGAGCTTCGCCATCTGTGCGAGCTGTGTGTCCGAACCCACACGAGTCGCCCGCACGACCAGGCGGCCGCCGGCGTTGACGGTGGCACCGGTGACCGAGTCGCCCTCGCGGACCTCGACCGGCACGGACTCGCCGGTGAGCATCGAGGCGTCCACCGCGGAGGAGCCGGAGGTCACGAGACCGTCGGTGGCGATCTTCTCGCCTGGACGGACGATGAACTCGTCGCCGACCGCCAGCTCAGAGGTGGGGATCTTCACCTCTACGCCGTCGCGGAGTACGGCGACTTCCTTCGCGCCCAGCTCCAGGAGGGCGCGCAGCGCGGCCCCGGCCTGGCGCTTGGATCGCTTCTCGAAGTAGCGGCCGGCGAGGATGAACATCGTCACGCCCGCGCCGACTTCGAGGTAGATGTTCGCCGCGCCATCCGACGGAGCGATCGTGAACTCGAAGGGGTGCGTCATGCCGGGAGTGCCGGCAGTGCCGAGGAAGAGCGCGTAGAGCGACCAGAGCAGTGCGACGGAGGTGCCCATCGAGATGAGCGTGTCCATCGTCGCCGCACCGTGCTTGAGGTTTGTCCACGCCGCCTTGTGGAACGGCCAAGCTCCCCAGATGATCACCGGTGCGGCCAGGGCGAGTGAGGCCCACTGCCAATACGTGAACTGCAGCGCGGGGATCATCGCCATCGCGATTACGGGAACAGTGAGCACGATCGCGCCGATCAGCCGATGCCGCAGCGAGGTGAGCTCACTGTCTTCCTCCTCCCCGGCCTCGGTCTCCGACGTGTTCGCCGTAGTGTCCTTGGGCTTGGGCAGTGCGGCCGTGTACCCGGTCTTCTCGACCTCGGCGACCAGCAGTGACGGATCGTAG
This sequence is a window from Micrococcus porci. Protein-coding genes within it:
- a CDS encoding heavy metal translocating P-type ATPase, coding for MSTSAPPTGGPDIELEIGGMTCASCANRIEKKLNKLDGVAATVNYATEKAKVTVPAGYDPSLLVAEVEKTGYTAALPKPKDTTANTSETEAGEEEDSELTSLRHRLIGAIVLTVPVIAMAMIPALQFTYWQWASLALAAPVIIWGAWPFHKAAWTNLKHGAATMDTLISMGTSVALLWSLYALFLGTAGTPGMTHPFEFTIAPSDGAANIYLEVGAGVTMFILAGRYFEKRSKRQAGAALRALLELGAKEVAVLRDGVEVKIPTSELAVGDEFIVRPGEKIATDGLVTSGSSAVDASMLTGESVPVEVREGDSVTGATVNAGGRLVVRATRVGSDTQLAQMAKLVEDAQTGKAEVQRLADRISGIFVPIVIVVAFITLGAWLGGGFPVAAAFTAAVAVLVIACPCALGLATPTALLVGTGRGAQMGVLIKGPEVLESTRKVDTVVLDKTGTVTSGKMTLTDVITEPGVDRAELLRFAGALEDSSEHPIAQAIAKGATQEVGQLPTPEDFANVEGKGVQGIVEGTPVVVGRESLLADWSQKLSPEVAQAKAQAEGEGKTVVAIGWDGAARGILVVADTVKPTSAEAIRGLKEIGLTPVLLTGDNEAVARQIASEVGIDEVIAEVLPKDKVDVVTRLQEEGKIVAMVGDGVNDAPALAQADLGLAMGTGTDVAIEASDITLVRGDLRAAVDAIRLSRKTLSTIKTNLFWAFAYNTAAIPVAALGMLNPMLAGAAMAFSSVFVVGNSLRLRGFTSVASK
- a CDS encoding FAD-dependent oxidoreductase, whose translation is MTPQHVLILGSGAAGAAAARTLASRDDVRVTLVTRTGETPYTRMLIKGIAFGQTPPEMIKLPLPQIEVIADTVLKVDTSAKQAQLTSGAQVSYDALIVATGSMPRSLPADVFGGDDAGQGRVTALHSVGDALGIRKLLTGLGRPARVAIYGGGIIAAETASSLQADGHMVTLVSRSSVPGVGAFGAPVAERLAADHAAKVQARFGRTLQHVDETESGVTITLNDGNPVVADFLLLALGTTPAAPSPWTNGIDVDDHLRAAADHVYAAGGVATHHDEALDAWRIDHWEDAAAQGAHAARAALHDLGVSDDPGAYLPRSPYMAMVYGQMISGVGYTAGADAHLEAGEEFIVRHEIDGIVVGVTGIDAVGTVYQWGQQLHGVRA
- a CDS encoding heavy metal translocating P-type ATPase codes for the protein MTDPNSQQHHGHETDTPAHGEHHHGSVSAHASADAHGTREGQHTGHQGHAMDHGQHSGHTGLDEHGGHDEHAQHGGYGDHSGHGGHGDHVGQFRRLFWINLVIAIPAVALSPMFAMLLGYEVPGWAGWVAAALGTVMYVWGGRPFLTGAVSELKSRKPGMMLLIALAITVAFFASWAATLGLVHHELEFWWELALLIVIMLLGHWIEMRSLAQTTSALDSLAALLPDEAERVEGENVVKVAPADLDVGDVVLVRPGGSVPADGTIVDGRAEMDESMITGESRPVSRGEGQTVTAGTVATDSGLRVEITATGDDTALAGINRLVAEAQNSSSRAQRIADKAAAWLFWFALGAALVTAVVWTLIGMPDEAVVRTITVLVIACPHALGLAIPLVVSIATERAARGGVLVKDRLALESMRQVDAVLFDKTGTLTKGEPTVTGVEPTGELDADQVLALAASAEADSEHPLAKAIVTAAKDKGFALQQASGFSSSPAVGVTATVSGQEVRVGGPRLLEETGQHEVGTAEAWRSEGAIILHVLRGGQVVGGLRLADEVRPESRYAVDALHALGVEVVMITGDAEAVANEVGKELGIDRVFAGVRPEDKSAKVSQLQEEGKRVAMVGDGVNDAPALAQADVGIAIGAGTDVAIASAGVILASSDPRSVLSIIQLSRRAYGKMKQNLWWAAGYNLLSVPLAAGILAPVGLVLPMSIGAILMSASTVVVALNAQLLRRIDLTPEASTRSVLERQK
- a CDS encoding metal-sensitive transcriptional regulator produces the protein MTTTTPTTETHLDTCPAGGDGDASVHGYISDKTKYRNRLRRLEGQIRGIDRMVDEDRYCIDILTQISAVTRALENVALGLLDDHLKHCVLDAALAGGPVSEQRLGEASEAIARLVRS
- a CDS encoding MFS transporter is translated as MLSLAATILMMAAASAPSLFYPQIAERLGLIPVATTLVFAVYTFTLLAALLYLGPLSDHVGRRPVVAAGSLALALSVAMFWFAGSLAALLVARALQGLAAGLLIPALSAMMIDFESPSHRNIAALWNTIGPMIGLGAGALGAALLLDLTSEPTTAVFGSLVLAFLIVATVVWSTPELVPKTQIRRGDLRPRFTVPPHLRRMFTVGVPVIIAGWATNGLFLALGADLVGSELGGSTHTQAGIVLFALAISGVTASSVLQRRSARTISLYATSALAFGTAVSIGALALGSYPAYVASVAIVGSGFGTAFLGVLRTLMPHTASSERAAVMAVIYTVAYLAFGVPTIVAGLLVPVLTLSGTMTILGAIIIALSLVATVLRLRIPHPAAGPAEADDFPEPPTGSHRRSAPDREEQP
- a CDS encoding YdhK family protein, which gives rise to MQRRLRTGLAAGALGVALVLAGCASGADDNQQTDPSATEEHQGHGGNNAESGDEEMEHPMDGGPAPEGIAEASEPTYPVGTEVQLTADHMEGMEGATATISGAFDTYTYSVNYTPAGGGDPVTDHKWVVQEEIEDAGDARLADGTEVTLLAEHMEGMEGVKAIIASSTDETVYMVDYETDGMKMTNHKWVVESEIQPAS
- the fdxA gene encoding ferredoxin; this translates as MTYVIALPCVDVKDRACIDECPVDCIYEGERSLYIHPDECVDCGACEPVCPVEAIYYEDDLPDEWSDYSKANVEFFDELGSPGGAAKTGPTGFDHPLIAALPIQHEQTL